GAGCGGCCCGATCGACGCGGTGTCCCGCGCCGATCGGACCGATTCGCAGCATCTCGTCGAGCGGTGCTCGATCAGACCTTGATCTTGTGCGAACCCATCGAGCCGTGGTCGTCCATGCCGCCGCGGGTGGCCTTGGAACTGCGGCCGAAGTCTTCCCGATCGACGGGACGCTCGCCGGCCTCGCTGGCTGCCTGCGCCGAGCCCCACTGGGCCCGCTTCAGGCTGAGACCAATCTTGCGCTCCTCGGTGTCGACGCGGAGAATCTTGACATCGACCTCCTGGCCGGGCTTGACGACATCCTGCGGGTTCTCGACCTTCTGATCGGAGAGCTCGCTGATGTGGAGCAGACCCTCGAGGCCCTCCTCGAGTTCCACGAAGACACCGAAGTTGGTGATCTTCGTGATCTTGCCCTTCACGATCATGCCGGGGCGGTACGCGCTGGGGATCGCCTCGATCCACGGATCCTCGGTGAGTTGCTTCACGCCAAGGCCGACGCGCTGCTTCTCCTGGTCGACATCGATGACGACGCACTTGACGAGGTCGCCCTTCTTGTAGAGCTCGTTCGGGTGCGCCACCTTCTTGGTCCACGAAATGTCCGAGACATGGAGCAGGCCGTCGATGCCCGGCTCGATCTCGATGAACGCGCCGTAGTTGGCGAGGTTGCGCACCTTGCCTTCGATGATGGTGCCCGGCGGGTACTTCTGGCCGACGAGCTCCCATGGGTTGACCTCGGTCTGCTTCATGCCGAGCGAGATCTCCAGCTTGTCCTTGTCAATGTCAAGGACGACGACATCGATCTCATCGTTGGGCTGCACCAGCTCGGAGGGGTGGTTGATGCGCCGCGTCCAGCTCATCTCGCTGACATGCACCAGGCCTTCGATGCCCTCTTCCAGGCGGACGAAGGCGCCGTAGCTCATCAGGTTCACGACGGTGCCGCGAACACGGCAGCCGACGGGGTACTTCTTCTCGATCTCCTCCCAGGGGCTGGTCTCCTTCTGCTTGAGACCCAGCGCGATCTTCTCCTTCTCGCGATCGATGTTGAGGATCTTGACCTCGATCTCATCGCCGATGCGCACGATTTCACTGGGGTGATTCACACGGCCCCAGCTCATGTCGGTGATATGCAGCAGGCCGTCGAGACCGCCGAGGTCGACGAACGCGCCGAAGTCGGCGATGTTCGTGACGGTGCCCTTGACGACATCGCCCTCGTTGACCTGCGAAAGAAGCTTGCGCTTCGCCTCGTCGCGCTCCTCTTCGATGAGCTTGCGGCGGCTGATGACGATGTTCTGTCGCTCGGTGTCGATCTTCAGGATCGACGCGCGAATGGTGCGACCGAGGTAGTCGCCGATGTCACCGGGGCGACGAACATCGACCTGCGACGCGGGCAGGAAGACCGGCACACCGATGTCGACGAGAAGGCCTCCCTTGATCTTGCGGAGGGCCTTGCCCTCGACGACATCGCCCTCCTTGCGGGTCTGGAGAATCTGCTCCCAGCCGCGGATGCGATCGGCCTTGCGCTTGGACAGGGTGACGGAGCCGTCGTTGTCCTCGAGGCTCTCGAGAAGGACTTCGACTTCGTCACCGAGCGTGACGCCGCCAGAGCCCTCGAACTCGCTCTTCTCAACCTGGCCCTCGCTCTTGAGGCCCACATCGATGATGACGAAGTCGCCGGAGAGACCGACGACACGACCCTTGAGAATGGAACCGGGTTCGAAGTTCTTGAGATCGCCCTTGACGATCGAGGTGACGCCCGCGGCTTCGAAGTCGCGGCCAAGGGCTTCGTGGACCATGCGCTCGGCAATCGAGAGGTCCACCTGGAGGTCTTCAATGAGGTTGTAATCGACCATGAATGAAAGGGTGTGCGTGGTTGCGTCGCTCGGGCACCGTGCCTGAACGACTGGGAGACGACCCGCCCGATCGCATGACCGGGAGAAGCGGGATCGGCGAGTGTAGCGAATCGCCGGGGAAAGTCAGCGCCTCGATGGGGACATCGACTCATCGGCCGCAGCGGGGGCTTCGGCCACCGGCACGGCCACGGGCCGGCTTCGCCGACGACGATCGAGGGCCATCGTGACGAAACCGAGGGCGCCGATGATGTTGACCACGCTGCAGAGCAGGAAGACACCCGGCTCAAGGTCAAGGGGAGCGAGCCAAGACCAGAGCCCCCACGCGATGAAGGGACTCATGAGCCCGCGCAATCCGTTGAGGGTGACATGCACGCTCATGTAGGCGGCATCGCGCTCCGGCGGCGCGAAGTCGCTGTGCCCGATGTTCCACGCAAGCGAGCCTCCGGCGAACCCAATGCCGAGGAAGACGGAAGCGAGGTAGTAGATGGCGAGACTGTCCATGAGACTCGCGGCCGTCAGGGTGAGCGTGGCGGCGACGAAGGTCCATGCGTGAATCGCGCGGAACTCGATGACATGGCGTCGCGACAGAAGCCTTGCCCAGAATGGAATCGCCAGCGGCATGACGACATAGGGAATGGCGGTGCGCACGAGAATGCCTTCAAAGTACGAGGCACCTTCGAAGGCCTTGGTGAGCGGGAACATCGCCATCAGGTTTCCAATGCCGAAGATGAACATCCACAGCATGAAGGTTCGATAGGCGCGATCCTCGCGAAGGATGCGCACGACGCTCATCGGATTCAGCGTGGGCCGATGCGTCGACTCCGCCCGCTCCGTCGCAAGCAGCTTCGGCTCACCACGAAGTCGCACGCCGCGATAGAGGGCATTCCCGAAGAGGCCCGCCACGGCCAGCAGCGGGAAGAGCAGATGGAACGCGCGCGCGTCGTAATCCATCGCACGACCGATGAGCAGACCGCTCAGCGCGAGCACGATGCTCTGCACGGTCGTCATTCGCCCCGCGACCTTGGCCCGGAGGCTCTTGTCGTAGTTTCCGCGCCACACCGCGGCCCGTAGCGTGATCACGCCCGTCCAGAGCGTGCGGGCGCAGAGGTAGAGCACGCAGAGGGCCATCAGCCCCGCCGCCGTGGTGGGCAGGAGCGCCATCGCCAGCAGCAGGAGTGCCGTCGCCCGCTGAAGCATGGAGATGAAGGGCACCTTCCTGCGTCCATGCGCCGCGGCTGCCCACGCGAATGATGTGAAGTTCGCAAACTCCGGTGTGGCGATGACGAAGACGAGCGCCAGGTTGAGCGCCATCGGCGAAACGCCCGGCGCGTCGGCGAACGCCTTCTGCACCACGATGCTGATCGTGCCGCCCTCGATGGCGCCGAGCAGGAAGGGAAGGAGCGACCAGCTCAGCAGCTCTCGCGTGAACGCAGGGCGTGCACGGATGGGGAGCGAGCCGGGGTACCACATTGAAGAAGGAAGCGTAGCGCCGTCAACGGTCTCATCACCCCACGAAGGGCAGAGAGGACCTTGTTGAACTGCTGCGCTCGCTCAGC
This region of Phycisphaeraceae bacterium genomic DNA includes:
- a CDS encoding MFS transporter — protein: MWYPGSLPIRARPAFTRELLSWSLLPFLLGAIEGGTISIVVQKAFADAPGVSPMALNLALVFVIATPEFANFTSFAWAAAAHGRRKVPFISMLQRATALLLLAMALLPTTAAGLMALCVLYLCARTLWTGVITLRAAVWRGNYDKSLRAKVAGRMTTVQSIVLALSGLLIGRAMDYDARAFHLLFPLLAVAGLFGNALYRGVRLRGEPKLLATERAESTHRPTLNPMSVVRILREDRAYRTFMLWMFIFGIGNLMAMFPLTKAFEGASYFEGILVRTAIPYVVMPLAIPFWARLLSRRHVIEFRAIHAWTFVAATLTLTAASLMDSLAIYYLASVFLGIGFAGGSLAWNIGHSDFAPPERDAAYMSVHVTLNGLRGLMSPFIAWGLWSWLAPLDLEPGVFLLCSVVNIIGALGFVTMALDRRRRSRPVAVPVAEAPAAADESMSPSRR
- a CDS encoding 30S ribosomal protein S1: MVDYNLIEDLQVDLSIAERMVHEALGRDFEAAGVTSIVKGDLKNFEPGSILKGRVVGLSGDFVIIDVGLKSEGQVEKSEFEGSGGVTLGDEVEVLLESLEDNDGSVTLSKRKADRIRGWEQILQTRKEGDVVEGKALRKIKGGLLVDIGVPVFLPASQVDVRRPGDIGDYLGRTIRASILKIDTERQNIVISRRKLIEEERDEAKRKLLSQVNEGDVVKGTVTNIADFGAFVDLGGLDGLLHITDMSWGRVNHPSEIVRIGDEIEVKILNIDREKEKIALGLKQKETSPWEEIEKKYPVGCRVRGTVVNLMSYGAFVRLEEGIEGLVHVSEMSWTRRINHPSELVQPNDEIDVVVLDIDKDKLEISLGMKQTEVNPWELVGQKYPPGTIIEGKVRNLANYGAFIEIEPGIDGLLHVSDISWTKKVAHPNELYKKGDLVKCVVIDVDQEKQRVGLGVKQLTEDPWIEAIPSAYRPGMIVKGKITKITNFGVFVELEEGLEGLLHISELSDQKVENPQDVVKPGQEVDVKILRVDTEERKIGLSLKRAQWGSAQAASEAGERPVDREDFGRSSKATRGGMDDHGSMGSHKIKV